A genomic region of Miscanthus floridulus cultivar M001 chromosome 3, ASM1932011v1, whole genome shotgun sequence contains the following coding sequences:
- the LOC136545182 gene encoding glutaredoxin-C9-like produces the protein MLRMGVQQAESGVVSAAAAAAGMADAAPEADAMAMMVSGAPHSHPHSHHAPPSALAVYERVARMASGNAVVVFSASGCCMCHVVKRLLLGLGVGPTVYELDQMAGAAGGREIQAALAQLLPPGQPPVPVVFVGGRLLGGVEKVMACHINGTLVPLLKQAGALWL, from the coding sequence ATGCTGCGGATGGGGGTGCAGCAGGCGGAGTCGGGCGTcgtgagcgccgccgccgccgccgccggcatgGCTGACGCGGCCCCCGAGGCGGAcgccatggccatgatggtgTCCGGGGCGCCGCACTCGCACCCCCACTCCCACCACGCGCCGCCGTCGGCGCTGGCGGTGTACGAGCGGGTGGCGCGGATGGCGAGCGGGAATGCGGTGGTGGTGTTCAGCGCCAGCGGCTGCTGCATGTGCCACGTCGTCAAGCGCCTGCTCCTGGGCCTCGGCGTCGGCCCCACCGTCTACGAGCTCGACCAGATGGCCGGCGCCGCCGGAGGGAGGGAGATCCAGGCGGCGCTGGCGCAGCTGCTCCCGCCGGGGCAGCCGCCCGTGCCGGTGGTGTTCGTGGGCGGCCGCCTCCTGGGCGGCGTGGAGAAGGTGATGGCGTGCCACATCAACGGCACCCTCGTCCCGCTCCTCAAGCAGGCCGGCGcgctctggctctga